In Alicyclobacillus macrosporangiidus CPP55, a single window of DNA contains:
- a CDS encoding HD-GYP domain-containing protein — protein MPRTPSSLLKWLFISIAIPLVLYGVLQTSPFRAWMRPAPGFHFYVVSAAFIAAVVASSIIGWAGVRARDVNVMMVFVALQSLANSFLIHGLSTPGFIISRVNKVPIVASQLGLTVCAVWMCLSSLPSDHPLIRRLTKRRRVFVAIALGVMAAVHVVLLVDPSLADFIPLDSVLTHRIVAMVTIALYVWAMIRYFRQFKMARFPVHAAVIVGDALLAITEFVMVTTMMWTLAWWLYHLVLIAAMVTMLYGIVVQYKSNTTVKGTFQEILHTQTLDLLRVGISESVYNLILATERKDPYTAGHNVRVALFALQLARTMGVPREGLRALLRGGVMHDVGKLEVPDAILNKPGPLTREERAVIEQHPVTGYDMCRYIGFMTEELAVIRHHHERWDGTGYPDGLRGTDIPLLARILAVADVYDALTSTRAYRAPWPHERALQVIADGAGSQFDPACVEAWIQLCRTGDMTYVREVSAAMSTNGI, from the coding sequence ATGCCCCGAACCCCGTCGTCGCTGCTCAAGTGGCTCTTCATATCGATCGCCATTCCCCTGGTGCTCTACGGCGTCCTGCAAACCTCACCCTTCCGAGCGTGGATGCGGCCGGCGCCGGGGTTTCATTTTTATGTCGTGTCCGCGGCCTTCATCGCCGCCGTCGTGGCATCTTCCATCATCGGGTGGGCAGGCGTTCGTGCACGCGATGTGAACGTGATGATGGTGTTTGTGGCCCTCCAGTCCTTGGCCAACTCGTTTCTAATCCATGGTCTCTCCACGCCCGGGTTCATCATCTCCAGAGTAAACAAAGTCCCCATCGTCGCCTCACAGTTGGGGCTGACGGTCTGCGCCGTTTGGATGTGTCTGTCAAGTCTTCCTTCGGATCACCCGTTGATCCGGCGCCTCACCAAACGCAGGCGGGTATTTGTCGCGATCGCGCTCGGTGTCATGGCAGCGGTGCATGTGGTCCTGCTCGTCGATCCTTCCCTCGCCGATTTCATCCCATTGGACAGCGTTCTTACGCATCGTATCGTTGCAATGGTCACCATTGCCCTTTACGTGTGGGCGATGATCAGGTACTTTCGCCAGTTCAAGATGGCCCGTTTCCCGGTTCACGCGGCGGTCATCGTCGGTGACGCCCTGTTGGCGATCACGGAGTTCGTCATGGTGACGACCATGATGTGGACGCTGGCTTGGTGGTTGTATCACCTGGTCTTGATCGCGGCGATGGTCACCATGTTGTACGGGATCGTGGTTCAATACAAATCGAACACCACGGTCAAGGGCACATTCCAGGAGATTCTTCACACACAGACGTTGGACCTTCTCCGCGTCGGCATCTCCGAAAGTGTGTACAACCTCATCCTTGCGACAGAGCGCAAAGATCCGTATACCGCCGGGCACAACGTCCGGGTCGCGCTGTTCGCGTTGCAATTGGCGAGGACCATGGGGGTCCCCAGGGAAGGGCTGCGGGCGCTCCTGCGCGGGGGCGTTATGCACGACGTCGGCAAACTCGAGGTCCCTGACGCCATCCTGAACAAGCCTGGCCCGTTGACCCGGGAGGAGCGCGCCGTCATTGAACAACACCCCGTCACCGGCTACGACATGTGCCGGTACATCGGCTTCATGACGGAGGAACTGGCCGTGATCCGCCATCACCACGAACGATGGGACGGCACCGGGTACCCGGATGGCCTGCGTGGGACGGACATCCCCCTGTTGGCCAGGATTTTGGCGGTGGCCGACGTATACGACGCCTTGACGTCGACGCGCGCCTACCGCGCTCCGTGGCCGCACGAACGCGCCCTACAGGTGATTGCCGATGGAGCGGGTTCGCAGTTCGATCCCGCTTGCGTAGAAGCGTGGATCCAGCTCTGCCGCACGGGAGATATGACGTACGTACGGGAAGTATCGGCTGCCATGAGCACCAACGGTATATGA
- a CDS encoding ABC transporter permease subunit: MSATLYRTSIKMHAQTLLSFALGTAAYLWLFIWAYPFLAKSSTLNNLLKDLPQGLLQMIGYQAGVLQMNDYLAGEFYTLVYIVILSIYVVTTSTRLMAHPIDRGWMSCLLSTPVSRVQVTLTQAAVLVSGIVLVAALTTVAGILGVHWLAPNAPFDVRRFVEMNVVAALLFLTVGGYGFALSCVCPDERTTAGSSAALTVVFFATKTVSALDDHVSWLKYLSLFTAFDPQRITHGQAHLAVVCPALVVASALLFAFGVLAFKRRQMAL, translated from the coding sequence ATGAGCGCCACCTTGTATCGAACCTCCATCAAGATGCACGCCCAGACACTGCTCAGCTTCGCTCTGGGGACCGCCGCGTACCTGTGGCTGTTCATCTGGGCGTATCCCTTTCTGGCCAAATCGTCTACACTGAACAATCTGCTCAAGGACCTGCCGCAGGGGTTGCTCCAGATGATCGGTTACCAGGCGGGCGTGTTGCAGATGAACGACTATCTTGCAGGCGAATTTTACACACTGGTGTACATCGTCATCCTGTCCATCTACGTGGTGACCACCTCCACCCGGCTCATGGCGCATCCGATCGATCGCGGTTGGATGTCCTGCCTCCTGTCCACGCCTGTGTCCAGGGTTCAGGTCACTCTCACCCAGGCCGCCGTCCTCGTCTCGGGCATCGTCCTCGTCGCGGCCCTGACGACGGTCGCCGGCATCCTCGGCGTGCACTGGCTCGCGCCCAACGCCCCCTTCGACGTGCGGCGGTTCGTGGAGATGAATGTCGTCGCCGCCCTGTTGTTCCTCACCGTGGGAGGCTATGGTTTCGCGCTCTCGTGCGTGTGCCCGGACGAGCGCACCACCGCGGGCTCCTCCGCCGCCCTCACCGTGGTATTTTTCGCGACGAAGACAGTCAGCGCGCTGGATGACCACGTGTCGTGGCTGAAGTACCTGTCCTTGTTCACCGCCTTTGATCCGCAGCGCATCACCCACGGCCAAGCCCACCTGGCCGTCGTCTGCCCCGCACTCGTCGTCGCTTCGGCACTGCTGTTCGCGTTCGGCGTGCTCGCGTTCAAACGGCGGCAGATGGCGTTGTGA
- a CDS encoding sulfite exporter TauE/SafE family protein, whose translation MDWKVALGGWVVGLLIGLTGMGGGSVMTPMMIFLFHMHPALAVGTDLVYSCITKLAGTIQHVRQKTVDFRILGWMSLGSIPGALMGSLVVRYLEHQVAIDAADRVIGQMLGGMYILIVLAMAWRWWRKRRGTAPIAPGRVPRVALSVLGLAAGFLVGLTSVGSGALFVSVLAMISSLSASRLVGTDIAAGVLVTGVAGLAHLAFGNVDLRMVVSLLVGSVPGILMGSRLIVRVPEPVVRVGLMTLLSWSSYNLLK comes from the coding sequence ATGGATTGGAAGGTGGCCCTGGGCGGATGGGTCGTCGGTCTGCTGATCGGGTTGACCGGCATGGGCGGCGGCTCGGTGATGACTCCCATGATGATTTTCCTCTTTCACATGCACCCCGCCTTGGCCGTGGGGACCGACCTGGTGTACTCGTGCATCACGAAGCTGGCCGGCACCATCCAACACGTCCGCCAGAAGACGGTGGATTTCAGGATACTCGGCTGGATGTCCCTCGGATCCATTCCCGGTGCGCTGATGGGATCGCTCGTGGTTCGGTACCTGGAGCATCAGGTTGCGATAGACGCCGCGGACCGCGTGATCGGACAGATGCTCGGCGGGATGTACATCCTGATTGTGCTGGCGATGGCCTGGCGCTGGTGGCGCAAGCGCCGCGGCACTGCGCCCATCGCCCCCGGGCGGGTGCCGCGTGTGGCGCTCTCTGTCCTCGGCCTCGCCGCTGGGTTTCTGGTGGGCCTGACCTCGGTGGGATCGGGGGCGCTGTTCGTCTCGGTTCTGGCGATGATCTCGTCCCTGTCGGCCTCGCGGCTGGTTGGCACCGACATCGCCGCCGGTGTGCTCGTGACCGGTGTGGCGGGGCTCGCCCATCTGGCCTTTGGCAACGTCGATCTGCGGATGGTCGTCAGCCTGCTTGTAGGATCCGTGCCCGGCATCCTCATGGGCAGCCGGCTCATCGTCCGTGTGCCGGAGCCAGTGGTGCGCGTCGGATTGATGACGCTGCTGTCTTGGTCGAGCTACAACCTACTGAAGTGA
- a CDS encoding ABC transporter ATP-binding protein: MIHLYQVSKRFANGRGIADLTLEVRRGEILGYLGPNGAGKSTTLRVLMGFLKPDAGRATIAGLDCWREAPRIQARTGYLPGEISFPEGLNGLEFLELVAGMRHLRDTARRDELIRRFEFNARTPIRKMSKGMKQKLAIVAAFMHEPEVLILDEPTSGLDPLMQQRFLELLEEERQRGATILMSSHQFPEVERVCDRVGILKDGRLMALEDVQDLRAAQRRVFTVVFNDPRDRSHLERAGFRVVQARGDEVDVEVRGDYNAFLRTLAQCDVASLSTRELDLEEVFMHYYADTRTEVRP; this comes from the coding sequence ATGATTCACCTGTATCAGGTGAGCAAGCGTTTCGCGAACGGCCGCGGGATCGCAGACCTGACCCTGGAGGTCCGGCGGGGCGAGATCCTCGGGTACCTCGGCCCCAACGGGGCCGGAAAGTCCACCACCCTGCGCGTCCTCATGGGGTTTCTCAAGCCGGATGCCGGCCGCGCCACCATCGCCGGGCTGGACTGCTGGAGAGAGGCCCCGCGCATCCAGGCTCGGACCGGTTACCTCCCGGGCGAGATCAGCTTTCCGGAGGGCCTGAACGGCCTCGAGTTTCTGGAACTGGTGGCGGGTATGCGTCACCTTCGCGACACGGCGCGCCGGGACGAACTGATCCGTCGGTTCGAGTTCAACGCCCGTACCCCCATCCGCAAGATGTCCAAAGGCATGAAGCAAAAGCTCGCCATCGTCGCCGCCTTCATGCACGAGCCCGAGGTCCTGATCCTGGACGAACCGACCTCCGGCCTCGATCCGCTGATGCAGCAGCGCTTCCTAGAACTGCTGGAGGAAGAGCGGCAGCGGGGCGCCACCATCCTCATGTCCTCCCATCAGTTTCCTGAGGTGGAGCGCGTCTGCGATCGCGTCGGCATCCTCAAAGACGGACGCCTGATGGCCCTGGAAGACGTGCAGGACCTGCGCGCGGCACAGCGACGGGTGTTCACCGTGGTATTCAACGACCCGCGGGATCGAAGCCATTTGGAACGCGCGGGCTTTCGTGTCGTGCAGGCCCGCGGCGACGAGGTCGACGTGGAGGTGCGCGGCGACTATAACGCCTTTCTGCGAACGCTTGCCCAATGCGACGTCGCCAGCCTGTCCACCCGGGAACTGGATTTGGAAGAGGTCTTCATGCACTATTACGCGGATACCCGAACGGAGGTGCGTCCATGA
- a CDS encoding HNH endonuclease — MKIFVGLTDNNWYNYLCRLQPDEVNFWQPTGRRTFRAIERNGLFLFKLHSPLDYIVGGGFFVRHSFLPVSLAWEAFGQKNGTPDFEDFIHAIHKYRKTDRFRDPDPVIGCIILASPFFFPQHQWIPAPEDWKPNIVQGKTYDTEQLLGRRLYESVIERLPRSEYVHEQSESRYGSEYLARPRIGQGSFRVLVTEAYQRRCAITGEKTLPVLDAAHIKPYAQDGPHLVSNGLLLRKDLHVLFDRGYLTIDEHYRIEVSRRLKDDYGNGRDYYALHGKPLAMLPERPEERPGRDYLRWHNEHVFLA; from the coding sequence ATGAAGATCTTTGTAGGCTTGACCGACAACAACTGGTACAACTATCTTTGCCGCCTTCAGCCCGACGAGGTAAACTTTTGGCAACCCACAGGCAGGCGAACCTTTCGTGCCATCGAAAGGAATGGCCTGTTCCTGTTCAAGCTTCACTCTCCTTTGGACTACATCGTTGGAGGCGGGTTCTTCGTGCGGCACTCCTTTTTGCCCGTCTCCTTGGCGTGGGAAGCCTTCGGTCAGAAGAATGGAACTCCCGATTTTGAAGATTTTATACACGCCATCCACAAGTACCGAAAGACGGACCGGTTCCGTGATCCGGATCCCGTCATTGGGTGTATCATTCTGGCGTCTCCATTCTTCTTCCCGCAACACCAATGGATCCCGGCTCCGGAAGACTGGAAACCGAACATCGTTCAAGGAAAGACGTATGACACCGAGCAACTCTTGGGTCGCCGACTCTACGAATCGGTAATAGAACGACTTCCCCGCTCAGAGTACGTACACGAACAATCGGAGTCACGCTACGGCAGCGAATATCTTGCTCGCCCAAGAATTGGACAGGGCAGCTTCCGAGTGTTGGTTACTGAGGCGTACCAACGACGCTGTGCGATCACAGGTGAGAAGACACTGCCCGTATTGGACGCGGCCCACATCAAACCATATGCGCAAGATGGCCCTCATCTGGTGAGCAACGGTTTACTCTTGAGAAAAGATCTTCACGTGCTTTTCGACCGAGGTTACCTGACCATCGACGAACACTATCGGATTGAGGTGAGTCGCCGACTCAAAGACGACTACGGTAATGGCCGGGATTATTACGCATTGCACGGCAAACCTCTGGCCATGCTCCCCGAGCGGCCGGAGGAGCGACCGGGACGGGATTATTTACGATGGCACAACGAACACGTATTTCTAGCCTAG
- a CDS encoding VOC family protein — translation MAVTLTPYLVMNGNASEAIAFYERALDAKVLFRQTFGEMPENPEFPLPAEAKNRISHATIQVGESAVMLSDTFPGQPFQSGNQVTICLSTNDKEQSQRFFEALQQGGSVSMPLQETFFSPAYAVLTDKFGVTWQIYTEGQH, via the coding sequence GTGGCAGTCACATTGACGCCCTATTTGGTCATGAACGGCAATGCCAGTGAAGCAATTGCATTTTATGAAAGGGCGCTGGACGCGAAAGTCCTCTTCAGGCAGACGTTCGGTGAAATGCCGGAAAACCCGGAATTCCCTTTGCCAGCGGAGGCAAAAAACCGCATCTCGCATGCGACCATCCAAGTCGGTGAGAGCGCTGTGATGCTGTCCGACACGTTTCCCGGTCAACCGTTCCAGTCGGGGAACCAGGTCACCATCTGTCTTTCGACCAATGACAAAGAACAGTCACAACGGTTCTTCGAAGCGTTGCAGCAAGGAGGCTCGGTGAGCATGCCTCTTCAAGAGACGTTTTTCAGTCCTGCATACGCCGTTTTGACAGACAAGTTCGGGGTCACATGGCAAATCTACACCGAAGGACAACATTAA
- a CDS encoding ClpX C4-type zinc finger protein: MTEFRKKLFRGAKVEDLIHDLDDLSQSCERTAAQSDDPLKRRFYEGMSVAYYLVSQKLKGRFEYMEEEVVEHLYTGVQRAEELQASAEGSRRMPGGSRRVCSFCGRDAKEVGPLAPGPGVAICGSCAEFAKEVIEHGKDARV, from the coding sequence GTGACCGAATTTCGGAAAAAGTTGTTTCGGGGCGCAAAGGTGGAAGACCTGATTCACGATCTGGATGACCTGTCCCAGAGTTGCGAACGGACGGCTGCCCAATCGGACGATCCGCTGAAACGGCGATTCTATGAGGGGATGTCCGTGGCCTACTATCTGGTGTCGCAGAAGCTGAAGGGGAGGTTCGAATACATGGAAGAAGAGGTCGTGGAACACCTGTACACAGGCGTGCAGCGGGCAGAGGAGCTGCAGGCTTCCGCGGAGGGATCGCGACGGATGCCGGGAGGATCGCGACGTGTGTGCTCCTTCTGTGGACGCGACGCCAAGGAGGTGGGGCCGTTGGCACCGGGACCTGGTGTGGCCATCTGCGGCTCGTGTGCGGAGTTTGCGAAAGAGGTCATTGAGCACGGGAAAGATGCACGGGTCTGA
- a CDS encoding TetR/AcrR family transcriptional regulator, translating into MPSRQFLNLPAEKQEEILRASLREFAQHGYNGASTNRIVEDARISKGVLFKYFEDKESLFMYVVDRALQTYTDAFPTRDVLSYDSPFEWMKDVTLRKLRFSKERPLTYQLLMRIAKEPAHPVYAKAMGRIARASEQYLAQVAAWLPNDGLRDGLTWKHVFALVNWITQGMVDQYVARLPEVVDEDFESAFELVHADLDLYLDIIRRGVYKEEGP; encoded by the coding sequence TTGCCGTCCCGGCAATTCTTGAATCTTCCTGCGGAAAAACAAGAGGAAATTCTGCGCGCCAGTTTGCGTGAGTTTGCCCAGCACGGGTATAACGGGGCGTCGACCAACCGGATCGTCGAGGACGCCCGTATCTCCAAAGGGGTGCTGTTCAAGTACTTCGAGGACAAGGAATCGCTGTTCATGTATGTGGTCGATCGCGCGCTCCAAACGTACACCGACGCCTTCCCCACGCGGGACGTGCTCTCGTACGACAGCCCGTTCGAGTGGATGAAGGACGTCACGCTCCGCAAGCTCCGCTTCAGCAAGGAGCGCCCGCTGACCTACCAATTGTTAATGCGGATTGCCAAAGAGCCCGCCCATCCGGTGTACGCAAAGGCGATGGGAAGAATCGCGCGGGCGTCGGAACAGTACCTCGCCCAGGTCGCGGCATGGCTTCCCAACGACGGCCTGCGCGACGGACTGACGTGGAAGCATGTGTTTGCGCTCGTCAACTGGATCACACAAGGGATGGTGGATCAATACGTCGCCCGCCTGCCAGAGGTCGTCGACGAGGACTTCGAGTCGGCGTTCGAGCTCGTTCACGCCGATCTCGATCTCTATTTGGACATCATCCGGCGCGGTGTGTACAAGGAGGAAGGACCATGA
- a CDS encoding phosphoadenylyl-sulfate reductase: MEIEVLAAQWQHRSPEDILRTALERIPRIALACSFGAEDMVLLDMLMKLNPQAEVFYLDTDLLFPETYALVEQAKARYGIQNLRKIRPSLTVAEQSDQYGDALWARDPNLCCNLRKVKPLTTVLAGLDGWITGIRRDQAPTRANTQVFEVDQKFGLIKVNPLAFWTWDQVWAYIHQHDVPYNALHDQGYPSIGCVHCTRPVRPGEDLRAGRWSGFDKAECGLHR, encoded by the coding sequence ATGGAGATTGAGGTGTTGGCCGCCCAGTGGCAGCATCGAAGTCCCGAGGACATCCTGCGCACCGCGCTGGAACGGATACCTCGTATTGCCCTCGCGTGCAGCTTCGGCGCGGAGGACATGGTGCTGCTCGACATGCTGATGAAGTTGAATCCGCAAGCCGAGGTGTTCTATTTAGACACCGACCTGTTGTTCCCCGAGACCTATGCTCTGGTCGAACAGGCCAAGGCTCGCTACGGAATCCAGAATCTCCGAAAGATTCGCCCTTCATTGACGGTGGCTGAGCAGTCGGACCAGTACGGCGACGCCCTGTGGGCGCGGGATCCGAATCTTTGCTGCAACTTGCGAAAGGTAAAACCGCTGACCACAGTGTTGGCGGGGTTGGATGGATGGATCACGGGGATTCGGCGGGACCAGGCACCGACCCGCGCCAACACTCAGGTGTTCGAGGTGGATCAGAAGTTTGGCCTCATCAAGGTCAATCCACTGGCATTCTGGACTTGGGACCAGGTTTGGGCGTACATCCATCAACACGATGTTCCTTACAATGCCCTGCACGACCAGGGATATCCGAGCATCGGCTGTGTCCACTGCACGCGCCCCGTGCGCCCAGGCGAGGATCTGCGGGCAGGGCGCTGGTCCGGGTTCGACAAGGCCGAGTGCGGCCTGCACCGGTGA